In one Solanum dulcamara chromosome 1, daSolDulc1.2, whole genome shotgun sequence genomic region, the following are encoded:
- the LOC129899001 gene encoding CMP-sialic acid transporter 2-like, protein MAAIGAMPEINGLRQKSRRSFVTLILTVLTSSQSILIVWSKRAGKYEYSVTTANFLVEALKCALSLAALVRIWRKDGVTDDNRLSTTWDEVKVYPIPAALYLVKNLLQYYIFAYVDAPGYQILKNLNIISTGILYQIILKRKLTEIQWAAFILLCAGCTTAQLNPSSDHVLRTPLQGWVMAIVMALLSGFAGVYTEAIIKKRPSRNINVQNFWLYVFGMIFNAFAIMTQDFDAVMNDGFFHGYSLITVLMILNHALSGIAVSMVMKYADNIVKVYSTSVAMLLTAVVSVFLFGFHLSLAFFLGSTVVSVAIYLHSTSKARR, encoded by the exons ATGGCCGCGATCGGAGCAATGCCGGAGATTAATGGCCTCCGACAGAAAAGCCGAAG GTCATTTGTAACACTTATTCTGACAGTTCTTACGAGTTCACAATCGATTCTCATTGTGTGGTCGAAGAGAGCTGGGAAGTATGAGTACAGTGTAACCACTGCAAATTTTCTG GTAGAGGCATTGAAATGCGCATTGTCACTTGCAGCCTTGGTAAGAATCTGGAGAAAGGACGGTGTTACTGATGATAACAG GTTGAGCACTACGTGGGATGAAGTTAAAGTGTATCCTATTCCTGCTGCACTTTACCTTGTCAAGAATCTACTTCAG TATTACATTTTTGCGTATGTAGATGCTCCTGGATATCAGATACTGAAGAACTTGAATATTATCAGCACTGGCATATTGTATCAAATTATTCTCAAAAGGAA GTTAACTGAGATTCAGTGGGCTGCTTTCATTCTACTCTGTGCTGGGTGCACCACTGCACAACTTAATCCTAG TTCTGATCATGTTCTTCGGACTCCTTTACAAGGTTGGGTTATGGCTATT GTAATGGCCCTTTTGAGTGGTTTTGCAGGAGTTTACACAGAG GCTATAATTAAGAAGAGACCGTCGAGAAATATTAATGTTCAAAACTTCTGGCTGTATGTCTTTGGGATGATCTTCAATGCTTTTGCAATAATGACTCAAGATTTTGACGCAGTCATGAATGA TGGGTTCTTCCATGGATATTCACTGATTACAGTTCTCATGATTCTCAACCATGCACTAAG TGGTATTGCAGTATCAATGGTGATGAAGTATGCTGACAATATTGTGAAG GTGTATTCAACTTCTGTTGCAATGCTACTGACTGCAGTTGTTTCTGTATTTCTATTTGGGTTTCACCTTTCCCTTGCCTTTTTCCTTGGTTCCAC CGTTGTTTCTGTAGCGATATATTTACACTCGACCAGCAAAGCCCGAAGATAA